Proteins found in one Exiguobacterium sp. 9-2 genomic segment:
- a CDS encoding DUF4097 family beta strand repeat-containing protein: MRKRKQSSFTRLKNKQKQKMDARLNRIGEKGPVKRPLYLYGGVVLGLVVIYSITLLVSTELLSRGETFKTTNRYKSLAIEAPHATVQFVRSTDGNVQIKLVDSASSGKRLKISTSTNTVTVTGRDGWLSRLGNRPSEKTADYTIQVGLPSYMNRVDVDAGTLKGMGIYAKTIEMDGEAMSLDKVKGDEITLNATRAISIKEMDAVHAQVTGESVSLAEYVAKLSLDVTTIDGATKLKPNKSAGTITIDTGGDIKASDRYTKQKNKDETIYELSKQEKPEVTVNSEVGQVTLE, translated from the coding sequence GTGCGGAAACGAAAACAATCGTCGTTCACACGCTTAAAAAATAAACAAAAACAAAAGATGGATGCACGGTTGAACCGCATTGGAGAAAAAGGACCAGTGAAGCGACCGCTTTATTTATACGGTGGTGTCGTTCTCGGACTTGTCGTCATCTATTCGATTACATTGCTCGTCTCAACGGAATTGTTATCGCGCGGCGAAACATTCAAGACGACGAATCGCTATAAGTCTCTCGCCATCGAGGCGCCGCACGCAACGGTACAATTCGTTCGAAGCACAGACGGAAACGTCCAAATCAAACTCGTCGATAGTGCATCGAGTGGAAAACGACTGAAAATCAGTACATCGACGAATACGGTAACGGTGACAGGACGAGATGGTTGGCTCTCTCGACTCGGCAATCGTCCGAGCGAAAAAACAGCAGACTATACGATTCAAGTGGGACTACCGAGTTATATGAACCGTGTCGATGTCGATGCTGGAACACTTAAAGGAATGGGCATCTACGCAAAAACGATCGAGATGGACGGAGAAGCGATGAGTCTCGATAAAGTAAAAGGTGATGAGATTACACTGAATGCAACACGTGCGATTTCCATCAAAGAGATGGATGCCGTCCATGCGCAAGTGACAGGTGAAAGTGTTTCTCTTGCGGAATATGTGGCGAAGTTGAGTCTCGACGTCACAACGATTGACGGCGCGACGAAGCTAAAACCAAATAAATCAGCCGGTACGATTACGATTGACACAGGAGGCGATATTAAAGCCTCTGACCGATATACGAAACAAAAGAATAAGGATGAGACAATTTATGAACTGTCGAAACAAGAAAAACCGGAAGTGACAGTCAATAGTGAAGTCGGGCAGGTGACGCTCGAGTGA
- a CDS encoding FUSC family protein: protein MKLKFRIGLRTVKTGIAVALALSISWYVFDIYSGMGAVAAIVAMQPTIHRSFKIVFNRIFGTVLGLMCGLAIVATLGANPLTIGLAVIVSLVLNSMIGRTDMSTFAAFAIVLMFESPTADYVHYALSRSLLTVVGVLSAVLINYIVFPPHYEDRLLLLVKKTTQQLMEDWRSLVQDDTRLLAVRKQILKHEEMMLMLQEDQKYPLMASGQSEAFIRLKELVDLEDKLLVLLESIASHRDIPMTEEQEKTLGQEIDFLLSHHYDVIFSHERKQAMFSFDQELSEAKDIIHGHLLDYREQLEKMK from the coding sequence GTGAAATTAAAGTTTCGGATTGGACTACGAACGGTCAAGACCGGTATCGCGGTAGCTCTTGCGCTTAGTATCTCCTGGTATGTGTTCGATATTTATTCGGGAATGGGGGCTGTCGCAGCAATTGTTGCCATGCAACCGACGATTCATCGGTCGTTTAAAATCGTCTTCAACCGGATTTTCGGAACAGTACTTGGATTAATGTGTGGTCTTGCGATTGTTGCGACACTTGGGGCGAATCCGCTGACGATTGGACTCGCCGTAATTGTCTCGCTCGTCCTTAATTCGATGATTGGAAGAACGGATATGTCGACGTTCGCGGCCTTTGCCATCGTGTTGATGTTCGAGAGTCCGACCGCCGACTACGTCCACTATGCATTATCACGTTCGTTGTTGACTGTCGTCGGTGTGTTATCTGCTGTCCTCATCAATTACATCGTCTTCCCGCCACATTATGAGGATCGTTTACTCTTGCTTGTCAAAAAAACGACGCAACAGTTGATGGAAGATTGGCGGAGTCTTGTGCAAGATGATACGAGGCTGCTTGCCGTTCGGAAACAAATTCTCAAACATGAAGAAATGATGTTGATGCTTCAAGAAGATCAAAAATATCCATTGATGGCAAGCGGTCAAAGTGAAGCGTTCATCCGACTGAAGGAGCTTGTCGATCTTGAAGACAAGTTGCTCGTCTTGCTTGAAAGCATTGCCAGTCATCGGGATATCCCGATGACAGAAGAACAGGAAAAGACGCTCGGCCAGGAAATTGATTTCTTACTCAGCCATCATTACGATGTCATCTTCTCCCACGAACGAAAACAAGCGATGTTCTCATTCGATCAAGAATTAAGCGAGGCGAAGGATATCATCCATGGGCATTTGCTCGATTACCGGGAACAGTTAGAAAAAATGAAGTGA